The proteins below are encoded in one region of Vanessa tameamea isolate UH-Manoa-2023 chromosome Z, ilVanTame1 primary haplotype, whole genome shotgun sequence:
- the LOC113404081 gene encoding uncharacterized protein LOC113404081, with protein MFWLKNTFVYFLLISIVVTGKHKKAKPKKFVPPSSKGIQCYNCLSFDHPGCWDPDHPDYANITVPNIDCYIPGMAFLCIVITSESAKLVETGQEIGPVRARTCVPAKDFSKKTVSYSMCSKLSKELSASEIFSRIAVSRPHCSLCKKHLCTDAAHC; from the exons ATGTTTTGGTTAAAGAACACGttcgtttattttcttttaatttcaatcgTTGTTACCG gAAAACACAAAAAAGCCAAGCCGAAGAAATTCGTTCCTCCTTCTTCGAAAGGCATCCAGTGCTACAACTGTTTATCGTTTGATCATCCTGGTTGCTGGGATCCTGACCATCCCGACTACGCCAATATCACA GTCCCCAACATCGACTGTTACATACCAGGGATGGCATTTCTTTGCATCGTTATAACTTCAGAGTCTGCCAAGCTCG TGGAAACGGGTCAGGAGATCGGTCCAGTCCGCGCGCGCACCTGCGTACCCGCCAAAGACTTCTCAAAGAAAACAGTATCATATTCCATGTGCAGTAAGTTAAGTAAGGAATTGTCAGCCTCCGAAATATTCTCACGTATAGCAGTCAGCCGACCGCATTGTTCGCTTTGCAAAAAACATTTGTGCACTGACGCTGCACattgttaa